A genomic stretch from Limnobacter thiooxidans includes:
- a CDS encoding ATP-binding protein, with protein sequence MFIISEQFKGLKRTEKAQSITHLSSDLLVLTQEYVLFQSPSVRDAWGQTRDELERVLKAPTKSGVKPQELADIESSLAELKPIFEELVIGNLLVGEETDFMQRRQALIIERLIAETQLISELGYQWAAQVNKDQTSYLQGLTLLGALGLGSFVLVIALLVALIRGGVLNPLIRLKRTAEAIRNGNEDAVCDVSSEDEIGDVARAVNQMTQSLAHKNKRLRVANARVENASKAKTEFLSSMSHEIRTPLNGIVGLTYLLKDTAVSSNQKLLLDSLEKTSRNLIDLVSDVLDISKIESGSMELENRAFSVLEFVDKVAGIMTGAAASKPVELIISPASNLPPTLVGDELRLRQIVVNLVGNAIKFTQFGHVHLLIKTVPSPQGMCRLRVEVQDTGVGISPQGQANLFQQFYQANSSVAREFGGSGLGLNLVKNLVELMQGTMGFSSDLGQGSIFWAELEFKLPEPDAATLPEPEQAEAFLLVTDNTLQADALVQSGHLVGRRVACVSGLEEAIHWFECGGKAAGVILDFPRESIDRLVWVDFVKSMGLRGVPCAVMLGGEGTRRLLNKGISEIFSAIYVKPLTPLQLKDAFNGPSPNLPMRSGFAATTANKLNLLIVDDSELNLKVLDGILSRKQANITKAKNGLEALSFLLQFGHGFDAVVMDVQMPLMDGLEATRELRKQPFNSDLPVIGLTGEVSSEDEKRALEAGMNAVLHKPLQPEDLMFLLNKLIKPVSV encoded by the coding sequence ATGTTCATTATCAGTGAGCAGTTCAAAGGTTTAAAGCGCACCGAGAAAGCCCAATCGATTACCCATTTGTCTTCTGACTTGCTGGTATTGACTCAGGAATATGTCCTGTTTCAATCGCCTTCCGTTCGTGATGCGTGGGGCCAAACCCGCGATGAACTTGAAAGGGTTCTCAAAGCTCCCACAAAATCCGGAGTGAAGCCACAAGAACTCGCTGACATTGAAAGCAGCCTGGCCGAACTGAAACCAATTTTCGAGGAACTGGTGATTGGTAACCTGCTGGTGGGCGAAGAGACGGATTTCATGCAACGGCGACAAGCCTTGATTATTGAGCGCCTGATTGCCGAAACCCAGCTAATCTCTGAGTTGGGTTACCAATGGGCCGCTCAAGTGAACAAGGATCAGACCAGTTACCTGCAGGGATTAACCTTGCTGGGGGCACTTGGACTGGGCAGCTTTGTATTGGTGATTGCGCTATTGGTCGCCTTGATTCGAGGTGGTGTCTTGAACCCCTTGATTCGGTTGAAGCGCACAGCAGAGGCCATTCGCAATGGCAACGAAGATGCCGTGTGCGACGTCAGCTCTGAAGACGAGATAGGCGATGTGGCCCGCGCTGTGAACCAGATGACGCAAAGTCTGGCTCACAAGAACAAGCGCTTGCGTGTAGCCAATGCGCGCGTGGAGAATGCCAGCAAGGCGAAAACCGAGTTTCTTTCCAGCATGAGCCACGAGATTCGCACGCCGTTGAATGGCATTGTGGGTTTGACTTACCTGCTTAAAGACACCGCAGTGTCTTCCAACCAGAAGCTGCTGCTGGACAGTCTGGAGAAGACGTCGCGCAACCTGATTGATCTGGTCAGCGATGTACTTGACATCTCCAAGATCGAGTCAGGCAGCATGGAACTGGAGAACCGGGCATTCTCCGTACTCGAATTTGTGGACAAGGTGGCGGGCATCATGACAGGGGCCGCGGCCAGCAAGCCCGTTGAGTTGATTATCAGCCCGGCCTCCAACCTGCCACCTACGCTGGTCGGTGACGAGCTGCGCCTGCGCCAGATTGTCGTTAATCTGGTGGGCAATGCGATCAAGTTCACCCAGTTTGGCCATGTGCACCTGTTGATCAAAACTGTGCCCAGCCCCCAAGGCATGTGCCGATTGCGTGTCGAGGTTCAGGACACCGGGGTAGGTATTTCTCCTCAAGGTCAGGCCAACCTGTTTCAACAGTTTTACCAGGCCAATAGCTCCGTTGCACGCGAGTTTGGTGGGTCAGGCCTGGGTTTGAACCTGGTTAAAAATCTGGTGGAGCTGATGCAGGGCACGATGGGCTTTTCCAGCGACTTGGGGCAAGGTAGCATTTTCTGGGCGGAACTTGAATTCAAGCTGCCAGAACCTGATGCTGCAACCTTGCCTGAACCCGAGCAGGCTGAGGCCTTTTTGCTGGTGACTGACAATACGCTGCAAGCCGATGCCCTGGTTCAATCTGGACATCTCGTGGGACGTCGGGTGGCTTGCGTGAGTGGACTTGAAGAGGCCATTCACTGGTTTGAATGTGGAGGTAAAGCGGCAGGTGTCATTCTCGATTTTCCGCGTGAAAGTATTGACAGGTTAGTCTGGGTCGATTTCGTGAAATCCATGGGCTTGCGTGGCGTGCCCTGCGCCGTGATGCTGGGCGGCGAAGGTACGCGACGCCTGTTGAACAAGGGGATCAGTGAAATATTCAGTGCCATTTATGTCAAGCCGCTAACACCCTTGCAGCTCAAGGATGCTTTCAATGGCCCTAGCCCCAATTTACCCATGCGCTCAGGCTTTGCGGCAACCACCGCTAACAAGCTGAATTTGTTGATTGTGGACGACAGTGAATTGAACCTGAAAGTACTTGACGGCATTTTAAGCCGCAAGCAGGCCAACATCACCAAGGCAAAGAACGGCCTGGAGGCTTTGTCCTTTTTGTTGCAGTTTGGACACGGGTTTGATGCAGTGGTAATGGATGTACAAATGCCCTTGATGGATGGGCTTGAGGCGACCCGGGAGCTTCGCAAGCAGCCTTTCAATTCGGACTTGCCGGTGATTGGCCTCACCGGAGAAGTGAGTAGCGAGGATGAAAAGCGTGCCTTGGAGGCGGGTATGAACGCCGTTCTTCACAAACCGTTGCAGCCGGAAGACTTGATGTTTTTGTTGAACAAGTTGATCAAGCCTGTTTCCGTGTAA
- a CDS encoding class I SAM-dependent methyltransferase, giving the protein MDVSQRLVSRTCPFCKASAEDATILSYGNDEWPMVECKGCKFVYLKRAPVYERLSEEFAWEKTSETERQVREEREPVKQGLSRAFKHFRQKVLKRNKLPELIAKYIPGGRVLDIGCAAGGLLATLPTQYQPYGIEVSKALAQAAGAVVEPRGGSIMHDNALNGIQKLPEAHFAGVLMSAFLEHEVEPDGLLKGVARVLQPGGVVIIKVPNYGSWNRKVRAEKWCGFRLPDHVNYFTPENLEALIVRNGLKVVQFGLADRQPTSDNMWIVAAR; this is encoded by the coding sequence ATGGACGTCAGCCAACGCCTTGTGTCACGCACTTGCCCTTTCTGCAAGGCCAGCGCCGAGGACGCAACAATCCTCAGCTACGGCAACGATGAATGGCCCATGGTTGAATGTAAGGGTTGCAAATTCGTGTACCTGAAACGCGCCCCGGTGTATGAACGGCTGAGTGAAGAATTTGCCTGGGAAAAAACCTCGGAAACCGAACGGCAAGTGCGCGAAGAACGTGAACCCGTCAAACAGGGCCTGAGCCGGGCATTCAAGCATTTCCGCCAAAAGGTACTAAAGCGCAACAAGCTGCCAGAACTGATTGCCAAGTACATTCCGGGTGGACGGGTGCTGGACATCGGCTGTGCCGCTGGGGGCCTGCTGGCCACGTTGCCCACGCAATATCAACCTTACGGCATTGAAGTGTCCAAGGCACTGGCCCAAGCAGCAGGCGCCGTGGTGGAGCCACGCGGCGGCAGCATCATGCACGACAACGCACTCAACGGCATTCAAAAACTGCCCGAAGCCCATTTTGCTGGTGTGCTGATGAGCGCATTTCTTGAACATGAGGTCGAACCCGATGGGCTGCTGAAGGGCGTCGCACGGGTTCTACAACCCGGTGGTGTGGTCATTATCAAGGTGCCCAATTACGGTTCCTGGAACCGCAAGGTTCGCGCAGAAAAATGGTGCGGCTTTCGCCTGCCCGACCATGTGAATTACTTCACCCCTGAAAATCTGGAGGCGTTGATTGTTCGCAACGGCCTGAAAGTGGTGCAGTTTGGGCTGGCTGATCGCCAACCCACCAGCGACAACATGTGGATTGTTGCAGCGCGTTAA
- a CDS encoding phage holin family protein encodes MKLLLSWILHALALMGVAYLLPGVLVEGFWAALWAALILGLVNTVVKPVLLILTLPLTVVTLGLFYFVLNGLMFYWVGSILDGFTVTGFWWAVLASLLYSAFATFLSSILLQEKVRIERI; translated from the coding sequence TTGAAACTCTTGCTGAGCTGGATATTGCATGCGCTGGCATTGATGGGCGTGGCGTACTTGCTGCCCGGTGTGCTTGTGGAGGGCTTTTGGGCCGCGCTTTGGGCCGCTTTGATTTTGGGTTTGGTGAACACCGTGGTGAAACCGGTGCTGCTGATTTTGACCCTGCCGTTGACCGTGGTCACCCTGGGGCTTTTCTACTTTGTGTTGAACGGCCTGATGTTTTACTGGGTGGGCTCAATTCTTGACGGATTCACCGTGACCGGCTTTTGGTGGGCGGTTCTGGCGTCGTTGCTGTATTCGGCTTTTGCAACTTTCCTGAGCTCGATCCTGCTTCAGGAGAAGGTGAGGATCGAGCGCATCTGA
- a CDS encoding methyl-accepting chemotaxis protein — protein MPVKSILNSLTLPKKCALIALPLLLAFGFLFQQMYSQISTLIASSDNELQGAVFLEKLNPVIQEILQNRAQKQNDSIEPTIKTLNDLKASVPEHWPNTKANIDKLVSLLPQALARNATESQSVALGNHTVTLVRQMADESELTLDPYLPSYYMMSPMAFQLPGAIEYIAELEGKLRFQDTDVGGTLSFARSRLGTLNRALDEIREATQKSAAAGGDIKAETTQHLDAIYQNLEGVAKWVQGESAKDLNYESISGSPEAIRQLNAAFNSAFALSRGLNRTLQEDLRVRIDNMQIDLITSGTGSAVVLLLACALGFVVFRDVNGEIAQILAHAKIIGMGDLSNPIESPGSNETSKIRAALENIRQKQTGLVGEIVDASARMADTIGTLVTAASQVKTSVQEQTDSASAVAASVEELTVSIGQVHTHANQALSLSNQAGQSSGEGRESVKQARLAMEEISAASGTLAQSINNLGLQSDNISSIIQVIHAIADQTNLLALNAAIEAARAGEQGRGFAVVADEVRKLAEKTAESTKSISVLISGIQSETRSAVEQVHGWTEMIQSGQRSSLGADHQMEAISHHTVDAERAVNEITEALKEQSSASTLIAQQVEKIARMTEESQGVAHEVNNVIDQLQGLSRQMDTVMGKFKLTQQS, from the coding sequence ATGCCGGTCAAGTCCATTCTCAACTCACTCACCTTGCCAAAGAAATGTGCGCTGATCGCACTGCCTTTGTTATTGGCTTTCGGCTTCCTGTTTCAACAGATGTACTCGCAAATCAGCACACTGATTGCTTCCTCCGACAACGAACTTCAAGGCGCGGTTTTTCTGGAAAAGCTCAACCCGGTGATACAGGAGATACTGCAAAACCGGGCCCAGAAACAAAATGACTCGATTGAACCCACGATCAAAACCCTCAATGACCTGAAAGCGAGCGTGCCTGAGCATTGGCCCAACACCAAAGCCAACATCGACAAACTGGTTTCACTTTTGCCGCAAGCCCTGGCACGCAATGCAACAGAAAGCCAAAGCGTGGCCCTGGGCAACCACACGGTGACGCTGGTGCGCCAAATGGCCGATGAAAGCGAGTTGACCCTGGACCCTTACCTGCCCAGCTACTACATGATGAGCCCCATGGCATTCCAGTTGCCGGGAGCCATTGAATACATTGCCGAACTGGAAGGCAAACTGCGCTTTCAAGACACAGATGTGGGCGGCACCCTGAGCTTCGCGCGTTCGCGGCTGGGCACACTGAACCGGGCGCTGGATGAGATTCGCGAAGCCACACAAAAATCGGCGGCTGCTGGCGGTGACATCAAGGCCGAAACCACACAACACCTGGATGCCATTTACCAGAACCTGGAAGGCGTGGCCAAATGGGTGCAAGGTGAATCCGCAAAAGACCTGAACTACGAAAGCATCAGCGGCTCACCCGAAGCCATTCGCCAACTGAACGCGGCCTTCAACAGCGCGTTTGCCTTGAGCCGCGGTTTGAACCGTACCCTGCAGGAAGACCTCCGGGTTCGTATTGACAACATGCAGATTGACTTGATCACTTCGGGTACAGGCTCTGCCGTAGTGCTGCTACTGGCTTGCGCCTTGGGCTTTGTCGTCTTTCGGGACGTAAATGGTGAAATTGCACAAATTCTGGCCCATGCAAAAATCATCGGCATGGGTGACCTGTCCAACCCAATTGAAAGCCCGGGTAGCAATGAAACCAGCAAAATTCGGGCAGCGCTTGAGAACATTCGCCAAAAGCAAACCGGGTTGGTGGGGGAAATCGTGGATGCATCAGCGCGTATGGCCGACACCATAGGCACGCTTGTCACGGCAGCCTCACAAGTCAAAACCAGTGTGCAGGAGCAAACCGATTCAGCATCCGCCGTGGCCGCCTCGGTGGAGGAACTCACTGTTTCAATCGGGCAGGTTCACACGCACGCCAACCAGGCATTGAGCTTGTCAAATCAGGCCGGGCAGTCCTCGGGCGAAGGTCGCGAAAGCGTGAAACAGGCTCGATTGGCCATGGAAGAAATCAGCGCCGCATCAGGCACGCTGGCGCAAAGCATCAATAACCTGGGGCTTCAGTCCGACAACATTTCCAGCATCATCCAGGTCATTCACGCCATCGCGGACCAAACCAACCTGCTGGCCCTGAATGCGGCCATCGAGGCTGCACGCGCCGGTGAACAAGGTCGAGGGTTCGCGGTGGTGGCTGACGAAGTACGCAAGCTGGCTGAAAAAACAGCTGAATCCACGAAAAGCATTTCAGTACTGATTTCCGGCATTCAAAGTGAAACAAGGTCGGCTGTCGAACAGGTTCACGGCTGGACCGAGATGATCCAGTCTGGGCAACGTTCATCGCTGGGCGCCGATCACCAGATGGAAGCCATCAGCCACCACACCGTGGATGCTGAACGGGCTGTGAATGAAATCACAGAGGCACTGAAGGAACAAAGCTCGGCCTCAACCCTGATTGCGCAGCAGGTGGAAAAAATTGCCCGTATGACCGAAGAAAGTCAGGGTGTGGCCCATGAAGTGAACAACGTAATTGACCAATTGCAGGGGCTTTCCCGCCAAATGGACACAGTCATGGGCAAATTCAAACTGACGCAACAAAGCTGA
- a CDS encoding sulfite exporter TauE/SafE family protein translates to MALVLLLSLAAFVTSSITAAMGVGGGVVLLAIMAQFVPPALLIPLHGAAQLMSNTNRVFVQHRHINWTYVRPFFLGSILGGAAITPLALYMPVALGQVLLGLFILLATWKADWLKLSNWHPAISGGSTTGLSLILGATGPLVMSVLPKSEWRRETVVATHGMAMTIQHGIKIIAFTSLSVSILDYWPMLLGIGLATLAGNIAGARLLSTIPESKFRMVLNILLSMLALRLCWQGLSSLMG, encoded by the coding sequence ATGGCCTTGGTGCTGCTGCTCAGCCTGGCGGCTTTTGTCACGTCCAGCATCACAGCGGCCATGGGCGTGGGGGGCGGTGTGGTGCTGTTGGCCATCATGGCGCAATTTGTACCCCCAGCCTTGCTGATACCCCTTCACGGTGCAGCACAACTGATGTCCAACACCAACCGGGTCTTTGTACAACACAGGCACATCAATTGGACGTATGTCAGGCCATTTTTTCTCGGCTCCATTCTGGGCGGTGCTGCCATCACGCCACTGGCTTTGTACATGCCAGTGGCCTTGGGGCAAGTGCTGCTTGGGCTGTTCATTTTACTGGCCACCTGGAAGGCAGACTGGTTGAAACTGAGCAATTGGCACCCTGCCATATCCGGTGGCAGCACCACGGGCTTGAGCCTGATCCTGGGCGCAACTGGGCCCTTGGTCATGTCCGTTCTGCCAAAATCCGAATGGCGGCGTGAAACCGTCGTAGCCACACACGGAATGGCCATGACCATTCAACATGGCATCAAGATCATTGCATTCACCAGCCTCAGTGTCAGTATCCTGGACTATTGGCCCATGCTGCTGGGCATCGGCCTGGCCACACTGGCAGGCAACATTGCCGGTGCGCGCCTGCTTTCAACAATTCCTGAATCAAAATTCAGGATGGTACTGAACATTTTGCTCAGCATGCTGGCCCTGCGACTTTGCTGGCAAGGGCTCTCCTCCCTGATGGGTTAA
- a CDS encoding peptidase M19 — protein MKQVLFGTLLLCAALAGCNSDAELAGNGIGTPTNPAEVEESPTAFNIANQCVAIQSLANDRFISMNSDGSYGVSQATAVNASPFYLKPTALGKYMIYNRDKAMMRAVGSSAGTPVSSATAFSDAIEWTVLEDEKGRAGFSLTNSGNNMKLALLGFSNGLGTVESSGNSEETLFQFVKSTGCAEFPEIATNTQGRTFAGAGLNNAVKGFADVHNHITATTFLGGAHHGTPHHRFGVTQALGSCEANHGPMGRLDLVDNLFKFSPQATHDTQGWPTFRTWPAADALTHEGLYYKWLERAWQAGLRIFVTNLVENETLCNVVKVSKGMPLQNCNEMESAVAQIDYIKQLESYIDAQEGGPGKGWFRIVTSPKEARKVINEGKLAVVLGIEISHLFNCGIKLGQNLCDEAEIDKQLDRLHALGVRQMFPIHEFDNAFGGNGIFDGAVLNVGNFLDTGAFWQTYDCPGGDNNYADYILRQPGAVMTSVPGLGNDPVTQALIGANPGLAPLYPTGENQRQCNRRGLTELGKYAFKRLMEKGVIIEVDHMELSIKGDLIEMADRQMPKYPLVSTHGAHGGITREQGRKILAAGGIIYPYQGDAKSWSEDLKVIAPLKSQQFDFAMGFGADTNGLGAQAGPRGADRPQISYPFTLFQGPDWAGVFNINVTPVKFDKQTSGERVFDANTEGQAHYGLKADWVEELRLEGGNEALKALYNSAEVYIQMWERTTAKRTQINP, from the coding sequence ATGAAACAAGTACTTTTCGGTACATTGCTGTTGTGCGCAGCATTGGCTGGCTGCAATTCGGATGCCGAACTGGCTGGCAACGGCATCGGAACACCGACCAACCCAGCCGAAGTGGAAGAAAGCCCCACCGCATTTAACATCGCCAACCAGTGCGTGGCCATTCAATCTTTGGCCAACGACCGGTTCATCAGCATGAACAGCGATGGCAGTTATGGTGTGAGCCAGGCCACTGCGGTCAATGCAAGCCCGTTTTACCTCAAGCCCACGGCCCTGGGCAAGTACATGATCTACAACCGGGACAAAGCCATGATGAGGGCTGTTGGCAGCTCCGCGGGCACACCGGTTTCCAGCGCCACAGCCTTCTCAGACGCCATTGAATGGACTGTTCTGGAGGACGAAAAAGGCCGTGCTGGCTTTTCGCTCACCAATTCTGGCAACAACATGAAACTGGCATTGCTGGGCTTCAGCAATGGCTTGGGTACCGTCGAAAGCAGCGGCAACAGTGAAGAAACCCTGTTCCAGTTTGTCAAATCAACCGGCTGTGCCGAATTTCCGGAAATTGCCACCAACACGCAGGGCCGCACCTTTGCGGGCGCCGGGCTGAACAATGCCGTGAAAGGTTTTGCCGACGTGCACAACCACATCACCGCCACCACATTTCTGGGAGGTGCCCACCACGGCACCCCTCACCATCGGTTCGGTGTGACACAGGCCCTGGGCAGTTGCGAAGCCAATCATGGCCCCATGGGCAGGCTTGACCTGGTGGACAACCTGTTCAAATTCTCGCCCCAAGCCACCCACGACACACAGGGTTGGCCCACCTTCCGCACCTGGCCTGCAGCCGATGCACTGACCCATGAAGGGCTTTACTACAAGTGGCTGGAACGTGCCTGGCAAGCAGGGCTTCGCATCTTTGTGACCAACCTGGTGGAAAATGAAACCCTGTGTAATGTGGTCAAAGTGAGCAAGGGTATGCCACTTCAAAACTGCAATGAAATGGAAAGTGCAGTGGCACAAATTGACTACATCAAACAACTGGAAAGCTACATTGATGCGCAGGAAGGTGGCCCAGGCAAAGGCTGGTTTCGCATAGTGACCAGCCCCAAAGAGGCACGCAAAGTCATCAATGAAGGCAAGCTGGCCGTGGTACTGGGGATTGAAATTTCACACCTGTTCAACTGCGGCATCAAGTTGGGTCAGAACCTGTGCGATGAAGCGGAAATCGACAAACAACTGGATCGCCTGCATGCCTTGGGGGTGCGCCAGATGTTCCCCATTCATGAGTTCGACAACGCATTCGGCGGAAACGGTATTTTCGACGGCGCAGTGTTGAACGTAGGCAACTTTCTGGACACCGGCGCTTTCTGGCAAACTTACGATTGTCCAGGTGGCGACAACAATTACGCGGATTACATTCTTCGCCAGCCCGGCGCGGTCATGACCTCGGTTCCCGGTCTGGGCAACGACCCTGTGACGCAGGCGCTGATTGGTGCCAACCCGGGCTTGGCCCCGCTGTACCCCACAGGTGAAAACCAGCGCCAATGCAATCGGCGTGGTCTGACAGAACTGGGCAAGTATGCATTCAAACGCCTGATGGAAAAAGGCGTCATCATTGAAGTGGATCACATGGAGCTGAGCATCAAGGGCGATTTGATTGAAATGGCTGACCGCCAGATGCCGAAGTACCCACTGGTGTCCACGCACGGCGCGCATGGCGGTATTACCCGCGAACAGGGTCGCAAAATTCTGGCGGCGGGCGGCATCATTTACCCCTACCAGGGCGACGCCAAAAGCTGGTCTGAAGACCTGAAAGTGATTGCCCCCTTGAAAAGCCAGCAATTCGATTTTGCCATGGGCTTTGGCGCTGACACAAATGGCTTGGGTGCCCAGGCTGGCCCACGCGGTGCGGACAGGCCACAGATCAGCTATCCGTTTACGCTGTTCCAGGGGCCTGACTGGGCTGGGGTATTCAACATCAATGTGACACCCGTCAAATTCGACAAACAGACCAGCGGTGAGCGTGTGTTTGATGCCAATACAGAGGGGCAGGCGCACTATGGCCTGAAAGCCGATTGGGTTGAAGAGTTGCGCCTGGAAGGTGGCAATGAAGCCCTGAAGGCGCTATACAATTCCGCTGAGGTGTATATTCAAATGTGGGAAAGAACCACCGCCAAGCGAACTCAAATCAATCCATGA
- a CDS encoding HD-GYP domain-containing protein: MQEDNSGNEKKQCEEQRRQMADALALAEKLRVETESLKSDNSSLTRQLDSQRMEIQQIQLMLEQAHRDIRMQYLAAVKAFSILMELRSPQLAAHGRHVAELARLIAKEMHATDAALQDIYVAALLHDIGKLGLNDNTLFKPVVELKGEPRVALMKHPMKAESVFHGLAEMAHVAQIIRHHHERYDGQGFPDGLAADKIPMGARILAVAEDYDELQLGWLATKEFDEHEAQAFLMGSSGKRYDPKVIAVLPAALEKLRAAEKAHEKILHGEDLCEGMVLSRDFAGPDGFMWLSKDHVVSRHFIDRVREAEQLHGAALKIYTVKKAC, from the coding sequence ATGCAAGAAGACAACAGCGGTAACGAGAAGAAACAGTGTGAAGAGCAGCGACGGCAAATGGCGGATGCGTTGGCTTTGGCTGAAAAGCTTCGTGTAGAAACGGAGTCACTGAAAAGCGACAATTCCAGCCTGACTCGGCAACTGGATTCACAACGCATGGAAATCCAACAGATCCAGTTGATGCTGGAGCAGGCTCACCGAGACATTCGCATGCAGTACCTGGCCGCGGTGAAGGCGTTTTCAATCCTGATGGAGTTGCGTTCCCCGCAACTGGCAGCACATGGTCGGCATGTGGCGGAACTGGCCAGGCTGATTGCCAAGGAAATGCACGCCACGGACGCAGCCCTGCAAGACATTTATGTGGCCGCGCTGCTGCACGACATTGGCAAGCTTGGGTTGAATGACAACACCCTGTTCAAACCCGTGGTGGAGTTGAAGGGGGAGCCCCGCGTGGCATTGATGAAACACCCAATGAAGGCAGAATCGGTTTTTCATGGTTTGGCAGAAATGGCACATGTGGCCCAAATTATTCGCCACCACCACGAGCGTTATGACGGCCAAGGATTTCCCGATGGGTTGGCTGCCGATAAAATTCCCATGGGAGCCAGGATTCTGGCCGTGGCCGAAGATTACGATGAGTTGCAGCTGGGCTGGTTGGCTACCAAGGAGTTTGATGAGCACGAGGCACAGGCCTTTCTGATGGGTTCCTCAGGCAAGCGCTACGACCCCAAAGTCATTGCTGTGTTGCCGGCTGCACTTGAAAAACTGCGTGCAGCGGAGAAAGCCCACGAGAAAATTCTGCACGGCGAAGACCTGTGCGAGGGCATGGTGCTGTCGCGTGACTTTGCCGGCCCCGACGGGTTCATGTGGCTGTCCAAAGACCACGTGGTGTCGAGGCATTTCATTGACAGGGTTCGAGAGGCGGAGCAGTTGCACGGTGCGGCACTGAAGATTTACACGGTGAAAAAGGCTTGTTAG
- a CDS encoding quinone oxidoreductase family protein codes for MSITPGKIVRFHNTGAPDVLQLENTEVALPKAGEVQVEHKAIGLNFIEVYWRTGVYPIPLPCCPGSEGAGIVRAVGEGVTEFKPGDRVAYGSGPVGSYCTVRNMPAHPLVKIPDAIDFETAAAMMLKGFTAQYLLRRVYKVQAGETILFHAAAGGVGSIVTQWAKSLGVRVIGTVSTREKAELAKANGCAEVIITSEENIVSRVKELTNGKGVPVVYDGVGKATFVDSLDCLKPRGMMVSFGNASGKVDPVPLNWLAERGSLVLTRPTVASFTMDKAEMLESAGEMFDVVASGAVKIQINQRFALADVVKAHTELEGRRTTGCTVLIP; via the coding sequence ATGAGCATCACACCGGGAAAAATTGTCCGCTTCCACAACACCGGCGCCCCCGACGTATTGCAACTGGAAAACACGGAAGTTGCCCTGCCCAAAGCAGGCGAAGTGCAAGTGGAACACAAGGCCATCGGCTTGAATTTCATTGAAGTGTACTGGCGCACCGGTGTGTACCCGATACCCCTGCCCTGCTGCCCCGGAAGCGAGGGCGCAGGCATTGTGCGTGCAGTCGGCGAAGGGGTCACCGAATTCAAGCCAGGCGATCGTGTGGCGTATGGCTCAGGTCCTGTCGGATCTTATTGCACTGTACGCAACATGCCGGCGCACCCACTGGTGAAAATTCCGGATGCAATCGATTTTGAAACCGCTGCCGCAATGATGCTGAAAGGTTTTACCGCGCAGTATTTGCTTCGCCGCGTCTACAAAGTACAGGCTGGCGAAACCATTTTGTTTCACGCCGCAGCCGGTGGTGTGGGTAGCATAGTGACCCAGTGGGCCAAGTCCTTGGGTGTGCGGGTAATCGGCACAGTGTCAACACGGGAGAAAGCGGAACTTGCAAAGGCAAATGGCTGCGCAGAAGTAATTATTACAAGCGAAGAAAATATTGTTAGTCGCGTTAAGGAATTGACCAATGGCAAAGGCGTACCCGTGGTGTATGACGGCGTGGGCAAAGCCACTTTTGTCGACTCATTGGATTGCTTGAAACCCCGCGGCATGATGGTCAGCTTTGGCAATGCCAGCGGCAAAGTGGATCCAGTTCCACTGAACTGGCTGGCCGAGCGCGGATCGCTGGTGTTGACCCGCCCCACAGTTGCATCATTCACGATGGACAAAGCCGAAATGCTGGAAAGTGCAGGCGAGATGTTCGATGTAGTAGCCAGTGGGGCGGTGAAAATACAGATCAACCAGCGGTTTGCGTTGGCCGACGTGGTGAAGGCACACACCGAACTGGAAGGGCGACGCACCACGGGGTGTACGGTGCTGATTCCCTGA